The Chanodichthys erythropterus isolate Z2021 chromosome 1, ASM2448905v1, whole genome shotgun sequence genome segment CCAGTTTTTACTAAACCTATATATAGGGCGATTATTACAGAAAATTCACAGAGCGGCACTCCACTCATCACTGTTAGCGCTTCTGATTCAGATAAAGGGACTAATGGAGACGTCAGttatttaattgcaaacagTGACGGAGTATCTGATATTTTTCATATCGATGAAAATGGATTGGTAACATTAGTCGGACAAATTGACTTTGAAACATTTAAGCATTACCAAATTGATATAGAAGCAGTAGATAACGGTGGATTGTCTGATTCTAGTAAAATAATGGTCGACGTGATTGATGTAAATGATAATGCGCCAGTCATTACAGTGATGTCAAAATCTAATGCGATACCGGAGAACTCGCCACAGGCTACTGTGATTGCCATCATCAGTGTTAATGATCCAGATTCTGACAGTAACGGACAGGTTCAGTGCAGTGTAAATGAACACATTCCTTTTACTATCAAATCAACGTCTAATGGATTTTATAGTATTGTGACTGATAATGATTTAGATCGAGAGCGAGAGTCTGAGTATAACATCAGCGTGACGTGCTCTGATGAGGGCGTGCCCTCTCTCTCCAGCAGCGTCACTCTCTCCTTACAGATATCAGATGTGAATGATAACGCGCCCGTCTTTGAGAAGAGCTCATATGAGGCCTCTGTTCAAGAAAACAACACACCGGGTCTTTCCATATTCACAGTCAGAGCCAGAGACGCAGATTTTAACCAGAACGCGCGCGTGTCTTACATTCTGGAGGACTCGTCGGTTAACGGAGTGCCCGTCTCCTCGTTAGTGTCCGTTACTGCTGATAGTGGAGTCATACATGCAGTGCGATCTTTCGATTACGAGCAGATCAAAGACTTCCAGTTCCGCGTAAAAGCGCAGGACGGAGGCTCTCCTCCTCTCAGCAGCAACGTGAGCGTGAAAATCATCATTCAGGACCAGAATGACAACGCGCCTCAGGTTCTGTATCCGGTCCAGTCAGGCGCAAATGTGGTGGCTGAAATAGTGCCTCGTTCGGCAGATGTGGGTTATCTGGTGACTAAAGTGGTGGCTGTTGATGTGGACTCTGGTCAGAATGCCTGGCTCTCATATAAACTGCACAAAGCCACAGACAGGGCGCTGTTTGAAGTGGGCTTACAGAATGGAGAAATAAGAACTGTTCGTCAAGTCACAGATAAAGATGCTGTCAAACAAAGACTCACTGTTGTAGTGGAGGACAACGGGCAGCCCTCTCGATCAGCTACAGTCAATGTTAACGTGGCGGTGGCGGACAGCTTCCCTGAAGTGCTCTCGGAGTTCACTGACTTTACGCACGACAAGGAATACAACGACAACCTGACTTTCTATCTGGTCTTGGCCTTGGCTGTGGTTTCATTTCTCTTTATCGTGTCTATCATTGCCATACTGTCAGTCAAATGCTACAGATGGAGACGCGAGCGCATGTTTTATAAATCTGGAGCGAATCTTCCGGTTATTCCGTATTATCCGCCTCTTTACGCAGACGTAGGCGGCACAGGAACTTTACAGCACGTGTACAATTATGAGGTTTGCAGAACCACTGACTCCAGAAAGAGTGATCTGAAATACGCCAGACCTTGCAGTGAGAGCATCATTAGTCTGGACACCAgtggaacacacacactcacgcatgcgcagagagagagactgaactTTGATGATTGTGATGAACAGGTGAGCTCCAGTAAATGATTTTGAATATGCTTTTCTGGTGTCTCTTTCTGACTTCCCCAGTTTCATTGCTCTgtattacacacacacgcacacacacacacacacacacacacacacacacacacacacacacacacacacacacacacacacacacattatattatatatatatatgcttttcTGTATCAAAGCATTGCAAAAAATTATCTAAGTGATTGGCAGGTCTtaaaatttggaaaataaaaactaagatGAACAAAACAGAAGACATATCACACCATGTCGTCGtttattcaacaaaaataaagccaAGATGGAAAAGACTTGTATGACAATGTTAGGACACCCTATAATTCAATTGCCTGTAGATCCACTTTTAGCAGAAATAACTTGAAGTAATCATTTTCTGTATGACTGTATGTCTCTCACATCATTGTGGAGGAATTTGGCCTGCTCTTCTTTACAGCATAGCTCCAGTTTATTGAGGTTTGTGGACATTTTCTATTCACAGCTCTTGCCACAGCATTTCAGTCAGGTTGAGGTCTGGACTTCACTGGGCCATTGCAACGCTTtgattcatttcttttttcagcCATTCTGCTGTAGATTTGCTGGTAATCTTCAGACCGTTGTTCAGTTACATGACCCAATTTTGGCCTAGCTTTAGCCGTCGAACAGCTGTCCTCACAAAATCATCAGCCCTCCACCAGCGTGCTTGACTTTTGTTATGTGGTTTATGTGCTGATATGCTCTTTTGGTTTTCACCAAACTTGGCCAAACATCTCCACTTTGTTCTCATTTGGTCAAAGGACATTGTTTCAGAAGTCTTATTGTTTGTTCAGATTCAACTTTGCAAAGCTAAGCCATGCTGCCATGTTTTTTAGCTTTCTCCTGGCAACCCTTACAAACATTCTATACTTGTCCCATCTTTTTCTAATTGTACCATTTTGAACTTTATCATTTAACTTGTTAACTAAGGACATGTAGAGTTTGAGGTGTAGATTTTGGGTTATCTGCAATTTCTTTGAGCATTGCAAGCTCTGATCTTGGGCTGAATTTGCTGGAAAGTCCACACCTTGGAAGATTGGCTACTGTCTTGAAAGCTTTCCACTTGTGAATAATCTTCCTCACTGTAAATTATGGACTTCAAACTGTTTGGAAATGGCCTTGTAACCCTTTTCAGATTGCTAAGCAGCAACAATTGCTTCTCTAAAATCATTGCTGATGTCTTTCCTCCTTGGCATTGTGTTAACACACACCTGAAGTCTCCAGATGCTCGAACTGCCAGAACTTCAGCTTTTATAGAGTTGATCACACTTGCTGATGATCAATTaatcaaagacattttattaaCAGTACCTGACCATTACTTACCCTCTTAATGTTAACAGTAAGGGTGTCCTAGTTTGTCACCCAATGAGTTTTCCAATTTGGCctagtttttgttaaataaataatgacacgGTGTGATATGTCATTTGTTGTTGTTCATCTGAagttttattttccaaattttaAGCCCTGCCAAGGACCAGATGATATTTTATTACGCCCTGATACAGAAAACCAtggaatttatatatatatatatatatatatatatatatatatatatatatatatatatatatatagaatatttttttacaataaacGCATATACAATTAATCATACCTGCATTAATAAGGGACTGTTTGATACTTTCTACTTTGCTTTTGACTATTTTCCATTTCATCAtgatttttaccattttttaaatcattttttacatttcaaaaataatgttttaacgACCAGCTGGTGCAGATTATTGTATTGCTctttaaacatatttttcagTGTAATATTTCTCTGATGCACTAAGTGCCGCTGTTGGTCAGTACGTTCCAGCTTTAAACACTCGTTTTTAGATCCTCCTCCACTTTCTGACATCACATTCTGCAGAATATCTCTTTCATTCACACGGTCTCTTCTTAACACTGAAGCGTCGAGACATTCGTTGCCCTGGGTTTTCTGCTGAAGTTAGATTTTTTCAACCTTCTTAAATCTTTTGTTCTTCGTCTATCCTTCTGTATGGAATAGCAGATTTGGATGATGTCGGTTCTTTGTTGTTTTTACGCCCAAAGAGGCGCATCTTCGACGCGGTTTTCATCATGGCTAATGCAGCCTCTCGTGCTCTGCGTCTTTGTCATGGCCGTTGCGCGCGGGCAGGTCCGTTATTCTATTCCAGAGGAGATGACAAAGGGCTCGCTGGTGGGAAATATCGTTCAGGATCTCGGTTTGGATGTTAAGAGGCTGAAATCTGGTCGAGCGCGGATCTTTACGGAGGACAGTCGTGAGTACATCGGTCTGAATGTGGATAAAGGGACGCTGATAGTGAAAGAGAGGATAGATAGAGAGGAGCTGTGCGCCCAAGTGTCTCCATGCTCCTTACATTTTCAGATCATTCTCGAAAACCCCATGGAGCTGCATAGAATTGATGTAGAAATATTAGATATCAATGACCATGCTCCTTCTTTTATGaacaaagaaattaattttcaaATAAGCGAATCTGCTTTGTCTGGGGCTCGATATTCAGTCGATAGCGCTAATGATCCTGATGTAGGTCTAAATTCTCTACAgacatataaattaaatacaaacgACCATTTTGTGCTCAAAACGTTGTCTCACACTGATGGTACTAAATATGTGGAAATGGTATTGCAGACACCATTAGACAGAGAAAAACAGGAGGAACATAATCTGATTTTAACGGCGTTTGATGGCGGAACCCCCCAAAAAACCGGTACAGTGAAAATAAACGTCAGTGTTTTGGATGCAAACGACAACGCGCCTGTTTTTAGTCACTCTGTATATACAGCACTTGTCGCTGAAAATGCGCAAAAGGGTTCATTAGTCTTAAAGGTTAGTGCAACTGACGCAGATCAAGGAACAAATAAACAAGTGTCCTATTCATTCTCACAAAGCAGCAAAAACATCTTGAACATTTTCAGTATTGAGCCCACTAATGGTGATATAATTGTTGTTGGCCATCTAGACTTTGAAAAATCCAAGAAATACGAATTGAATGTGGTGGCAACAGACAATGGGGGTTTAACAGATACTGCTAAAGTAATGGTGGAAATTACAGATGTTAACGACAATGCCCCTGTAATTAATGTAATATCGTTCTCAAACCCTTTACCAGAAGACTCAGCTCCTGAGACTGTGATAGCGATGCTGAATGTCAAAGATTTAGATTCGGGGAAAAATGGACAGGTGAGATGCTTAATTAACCATAATTTACCGTTTCGAATCAGACAATCATCCTCAAATTTCTATAGTTTGATCACTGATCAGTTTTTAGACCGTGAAAAAATATCTGAGTATAATATCACAGTAACAGCTATTGATGAGGGCTCGCCATCTTTCTCTACTAATAAAACACTGACTCTGAAAATCTCTGATGTCAATGACAACGCCCCTGTGTTTCAGCGTCAGTCATACACCGCATATGTGATGGAGAATAATTCCCCCGGACTCTCTGTTTTATCTGTGAAAGCGCGTGACAAAGACTCTGGCAATAACGCGCGTATTTCATATTTTCTCGAGGATGTTCTTGTGAATGGCGTCTCTGCCTCGACCTATATTTCAGTGAATGCAGAGAGTGGAGACATTCTTGCTGTTCGTTCTTTTGATTATGAGCAAACAAAAGAATTTAACATTCGCGTAAAAGCGCAGGACGGAGGCTCTCCTCCTCTCAGCAGCAACGTGAGCGTGAAAATCATCATTCAGGACCAGAATGACAACGCGCCTCAGGTTCTGTATCCGGTCCAGTCAGGCGCAAATGTGGTGGCTGAAATAGTGCCTCGTTCGGCAGATGTGGGTTATCTGGTGACTAAAGTGGTGGCTGTTGATGTGGACTCTGGTCAGAATGCCTGGCTCTCATATAAACTGCACAAAGCCACAGACAGGGCGCTGTTTGAAGTGGGCTTACAGAATGGAGAAATAAGAACTGTTCGTCAAGTCACAGATAAAGATGCTGTCAAACAAAGACTCACTGTTGTAGTGGAGGACAACGGGCAGCCCTCTCGATCAGCTACAGTCAATGTTAACGTGGCGGTGGCGGACAGCTTCCCTGAAGTGCTCTCGGAGTTCACTGACTTTACGCACGACAAGGAATACAACGACAACCTGACTTTCTATCTGGTCTTGGCCTTGGCTGTGGTTTCATTTCTCTTTATCGTGTCTATCATTGCCATACTGTCAGTCAAATGCTACAGATGGAGACGCGAGCGCATGTTTTATAAATCTGGAGCGAATCTTCCGGTTATTCCGTATTATCCGCCTCTTTACGCAGACGTAGGCGGCACAGGAACTTTACAGCACGTGTACAATTATGAGGTTTGCAGAACCACTGACTCCAGAAAGAGTGATCTGAAATACGCCAGACCTTGCAGTGAGAGCATCATTAGTCTGGACACCAgtggaacacacacactcacgcatGCGCAGAGGGAGAGACTGAATAATGAAGATTCTTTTGATCAGGTGAGCTCGAGTGAGTAGTTATGCATATCATTTTCTGTTTTCCATTGAATtactatttttctttttctatctTCCTCAGTTTTATTAATGTgcacttttgttgttgttgtttttattttttctctttttttttttttccccccaatgATAGAAAAAAACCTGGCAGCTGTAGTTGAAATGTACTGGTATCATGATGGCGAATACATATTTCCCACATTTTTTACATACTAAAATCCTGacttttcaatattttataGGAAATTACATGCATagtctttaaaatacatttttctagttGCACTCAGTCAAGTTtgagttttttgtgtgtgtgtgtgtgtgtgtgtgtgtgtgtgtgtgtgtgtgtgtgtgtgtgtgtgtgtgtatgtgcgcgCGCATGGGTGAGTCATAATGAATTGTTCCTACATAATTTAAAgtctattttatattttctgttttgatTTTGACTATTTTCTTTTCATCATATATTTTGGTGTTCCTTTCAAACAAATTTTTGTATCTCTATTTCAGCTGTTTTAACGCTAAATGTATACTACAATGGTCGCAGTTCATATAGTTTTTGTATTTCTCTTCAACAGTATTTTTCAGTGTAATATTTCTCTGATGCACTAAGTGCCGCTGTTGGTCAGTATGTTCCAGCTTTAAACACTCGTTTTTAGATCCTCCTCCACTTTCTGACATCACATTCTGCAGAATATCTCTTTCATTCACACGGTCTCTTCTTAACACTGAAGCGTCGAGACATTCGCTGCTCTGGGTTTTCGGATGATACAATTCAATCTTCCTGAATCTTTCGTTCTACGTCTTTTCATCTTCAGTGGAATAGCAGATTTGGATGATGTCGGTTCTTTGTTGTTTTTACGCCCAAAGAGGCGCATCTTCGACGCGGATTTCATCATGGCTAATGCAGCCTCTCGTGCTCTGCGTCTTTGTCATGGCCGTTGCGCGCGGGCAGGTCCGTTATTCTATTCCAGAGGAGATGACAAAGGGCTCGCTGGTGGGAAATATCGTTCAGGATCTCGGTTTGGATGTTAAGAGGCTGAAATCTGGTCGAGCGCGGATCTTTACGGAGGACAGTCGTGAGTACATCGGTCTGAATGTGGATAAAGGGATGCTGATAGTGAAAGAGAGGATAGATAGAGAGGAGCTGTGCGCCCAAGTGTCTCCCTGCTCCTTACATTTTCAGATCATTCTAGAAAACCCCATGGAGCTGCATAGAATTGATGTGGAAATATTAGACATCAATGATCATGCTCCAGTGTTCatgaaaaaagaaattaattttcaaATAAGCGAATCTGCTTTGTCTGGGGCTCGATATTCAATCGATAGCGCGAAAGATCCTGATGTAGGTCTAAATTCTCTTCAGACATATAAATTAACTCCATCTGATCATTTCACAGTTAAAATGCCTGCTCATTTCGACGAAACAAAATACATAGAGATGATTTTGCAAAAAACTTTAGACAGAGAGTCTATGGAGGAACATAAATTGATTTTAACTGCATTCGATGGCGGAACCCCTCAAAAAACGGGCACTATCAAGATAAACGTTATTGTTTTAGATGCAAATGACAATGCACCTGTTTTCAGTCAGTCGGTCTATAGAGCTTCAATTCCAGAAAATTTTTCTAAAGGATCAACTGTGTTAAGCGTTAGTGCAACTGATGGAGACATAGGATCTAATGGAGAGGTTATGTATTCTTTCTCTCAGAGCAGTGAAAGCTCTTCTGGTCTTTTTAACATTGATTCAAGTACAGGAGAAATTACAGTTAATGGTCCGTTAGATTTCGAGAAATCAAAAAAGTATGAATTATATGTTGAAGCAAGAGACAAAGGCGGATTAAGTGATACCAGTAAAGTGCATATTGAAATTACTGATATAAATGATAATGCTCCTATAATAAGCGTAATTTCATTTTCTAACCCAATACCTGAGGACGCAGCACCAGAAACTGTGATAGCGATGCTGAATGTCAAAGATTTAGATTCAGGAAGAAACGGACAGGTTAAATGCTCGATTGCTACAGATTTGCCTTTCAAAGTGAAGTCATCTGCCCAGAATTTCTATAGTTTGATCACTGATCAGCTTTTAGACCGTGAAAAAATATCTGAGTATAATATCACAGTAACAGCTATTGATGAGGGCTCGCCATCTTTCTCTACTAATAAAACACTGACTCTGAAAATCTCTGATGTCAATGACAACGCCCCTGTGTTTCAGCGTCAGTCATACACCGCATTTGTGATGGAGAATAATTCCCCCGGACTCTCTGTTTTATCTGTGAAAGCGCGTGACAAAGACTCTGGCAATAACGCGCGTATTTCATATTTTCTCGAGGATGTTCTTGTGAATGGCGTCTCTGCCTCGACCTATATTTCAGTGAATGCAGAGAGCGGAGACATTCTTGCTGTTCGTTCTTTTGATTATGAGCAAACAAAAGAATTTAACATTCGCGTAAAAGCGCAGGACGGAGGCTCTCCTCCTCTCAGCAGCAACGTGAGCGTGAAAATCATCATTCAGGACCAGAATGACAACGCGCCTCAGGTTCTGTATCCGGTCCAGTCAGGCGCAAATGTGGTGGCTGAAATAGTGCCTCGTTCGGCAGATGTGGGTTATCTGGTGACTAAAGTGGTGGCTGTTGATGTGGACTCTGGTCAGAATGCCTGGCTCTCATATAAACTGCACAAAGCCACAGACAGGGCGCTGTTTGAAGTGGGCTTACAGAATGGAGAAATAAGAACTGTTCGTCAAGTCACAGATAAAGATGCTGTCAAACAAAGACTCACTGTTGTAGTGGAGGACAACGGGCAGCCCTCTCGATCAGCTACAGTCAATGTTAACGTGGCGGTGGCGGACAGCTTCCCTGAAGTGCTCTCGGAGTTCACTGACTTTACGCACGACAAGGAATACAACGACAACCTGACTTTCTATCTGGTCTTGGCCTTGGCTGTGGTTTCATTTCTCTTTATCGTGTCTATCATTGCCATACTGTCAGTCAAATGCTACAGATGGAGACGCGAGCGCATGTTTTATAAATCTGGAGCGAATCTTCCGGTTATTCCGTATTATCCGCCTCTTTACGCAGACGTAGGCGGCACAGGAACTTTACAGCACGTGTACAATTATGAGGTTTGCAGAACCACTGACTCCAGAAAGAGTGATCTGAAATACGCCAGACCTTGCAGTGAGAGCATCATTAGTCTGGACACCAgtggaacacacacactcacgcatGCGCAGAGGGAGAGACTGAATAATGATGATTCTTTTGATCAGGTGAGCTCGAGTGAGTAGTTATGCAGATCATTTTCTGTTTTccattgaattattatttttctttttctatctTCCTCAGTTTTATTAATGCGCACTGTTGTAgttgttttatttctgttttttttttttgttttttttttttccactgattgaaaaaaaaactggcagCTGTAGTTGAAATGTACTGGTATCATGATGAAGACTACATATTTCCCACACTTTTTACATAATAAAATCCTGacttttcaatattttataGGAAATTACATTCATAgtctttaaaaattatttttcacagTTGCACTCAGTCAAGAGGTTTTAATTGTGCGCGCGCATGGGTGAGTCATAATGAATTGTTCCTGCATTATTTAAAgtctattttatattttctgttttgcttttgactattttattttcatcatATATTTTGGTGTTCCTTTCAAAGAAATTGTTGTATCTCTATTTCAGCTGTTTTAACGCTAAATGTACTATAATGGTCTTAGttcatatattttttgtatttctcTTCAACAATATTTTTCAGTGTAATATTTCTCTGATGCACCAAGTGCCGCTGTTGGTCAGTATGTTCCAGCTTTAAACACTCGTTTTAAGATCCTCCTCCACTTTCTGACATCACATTCTGCAGAATATCTCTTTCATTCACACGGTCTCTTCTTAACACTGAAGCGTCGAGACATTCGTTGCCCTGGGTTTTCTGCTGAAGTTGGATTTTTTTCAACCTTCTTAAATCTTTTGTTCTTCGTCTTTCCTTCTGTATGGAATAGAAGATTTGGATGATGTCGGTTCTTTGTTGTTTTTACGCCCAAAGAGGCGCATCTTCGACGCGGATTTCATCATGGCTAATGCAGCCTCTCGTGCTCTGCGTCTTTGTCATGGCCGTTGCGCGCGGGCAGGTCCGTTATTCTATTCCAGAGGAGATGACAAAGGGCTCGCTGGTGGGAAATATCGTTCAGGATCTCGGTTTGGATGTTAAGAGGCTGAAATCTGGTCGAGCGCGGATCTTTACGGAGGACAGTCGTGAGTACATCGGTCTGAATGTGGATAAAGGGACGCTGATAGTGAAAGAGAGGATAGATAGAGAGGAGCTGTGCGCCCAAGTGTCTCCCTGCTCCTTACATTTTCAGATCATTCTAGAAAACCCCATGGAGCTGCATAGAATTGATGTAGAAATATTAGATATCAATGATCATGCTCCCTCGTTCATGAACAAAGAGATTACTTTTCAAATAAGCGAATCTGCTTTGTCTGGGGCTCGATATTCAATCGATAGCGCTAATGATCCTGATGTAGGTCTAAATTCTCTTCAGACATATAAATTAATTCCATCTGATCATTTCACAGTTAAAATACCTGCTCATCTCGACGAAACAAAATATGTAGAAATGACTTTGCAAAAAACCCTTGACAGAGAAACGGCAGAGGAACATAAATTGATTTTAACTGCATTCGATGGCGGAACCCCTCAAAAAACGGGCACTATCAAGATAAACGTTATTGTTTTAGATGCAAATGACAATGCACCTGTTTTCAGTCAGTCGGTCTATAGAGCTTCAATTCCAGAGAATTTTTCTAAAGGTTCGACTGTGTTAAGCGTTAGTGCAACTGATGGAGATATTGGATCTAATGGAGAGGTTATGTATTCTTTTTCCAAGAGCAGTGAACGTTTATCTAACCTTTTCCAAATTGATTCCAGTAATGGGAAAATTGCAATTAATGGTCCGTTAGATTTCGAGAAatcaaaaaaatatgaattatatgTTGAAGCAACAGACAAAGGCGGATTAAGTGATACCAGTA includes the following:
- the LOC137023363 gene encoding protocadherin beta-16-like codes for the protein MSDRTMARQVLLFIWFLSLSSALGQVSYSIPEEMAKGSLVGNIAQDLGLDLKRLKSGKARIYTGDSAEYIELNKERGVLLIKERIDREALCGQTTACALHLQIILDNPMELFRITVEITDINDNSPIFKRDERRFEISESAVVGSKFMLEKAIDADIGANDLQSYFLQPTDHFNLKTHGQSDGSKKVEMILQKPLDREKQENMSLILTAIDGGEPPKSGTVQIHITVLDANDNAPVFTKPIYRAIITENSQSGTPLITVSASDSDKGTNGDVSYLIANSDGVSDIFHIDENGLVTLVGQIDFETFKHYQIDIEAVDNGGLSDSSKIMVDVIDVNDNAPVITVMSKSNAIPENSPQATVIAIISVNDPDSDSNGQVQCSVNEHIPFTIKSTSNGFYSIVTDNDLDRERESEYNISVTCSDEGVPSLSSSVTLSLQISDVNDNAPVFEKSSYEASVQENNTPGLSIFTVRARDADFNQNARVSYILEDSSVNGVPVSSLVSVTADSGVIHAVRSFDYEQIKDFQFRVKAQDGGSPPLSSNVSVKIIIQDQNDNAPQVLYPVQSGANVVAEIVPRSADVGYLVTKVVAVDVDSGQNAWLSYKLHKATDRALFEVGLQNGEIRTVRQVTDKDAVKQRLTVVVEDNGQPSRSATVNVNVAVADSFPEVLSEFTDFTHDKEYNDNLTFYLVLALAVVSFLFIVSIIAILSVKCYRWRRERMFYKSGANLPVIPYYPPLYADVGGTGTLQHVYNYEVCRTTDSRKSDLKYARPCSESIISLDTSGTHTLTHAQRERLNFDDCDEQVSSSK
- the LOC137023451 gene encoding protocadherin beta-15-like; this encodes MMSVLCCFYAQRGASSTRFSSWLMQPLVLCVFVMAVARGQVRYSIPEEMTKGSLVGNIVQDLGLDVKRLKSGRARIFTEDSREYIGLNVDKGTLIVKERIDREELCAQVSPCSLHFQIILENPMELHRIDVEILDINDHAPSFMNKEINFQISESALSGARYSVDSANDPDVGLNSLQTYKLNTNDHFVLKTLSHTDGTKYVEMVLQTPLDREKQEEHNLILTAFDGGTPQKTGTVKINVSVLDANDNAPVFSHSVYTALVAENAQKGSLVLKVSATDADQGTNKQVSYSFSQSSKNILNIFSIEPTNGDIIVVGHLDFEKSKKYELNVVATDNGGLTDTAKVMVEITDVNDNAPVINVISFSNPLPEDSAPETVIAMLNVKDLDSGKNGQVRCLINHNLPFRIRQSSSNFYSLITDQFLDREKISEYNITVTAIDEGSPSFSTNKTLTLKISDVNDNAPVFQRQSYTAYVMENNSPGLSVLSVKARDKDSGNNARISYFLEDVLVNGVSASTYISVNAESGDILAVRSFDYEQTKEFNIRVKAQDGGSPPLSSNVSVKIIIQDQNDNAPQVLYPVQSGANVVAEIVPRSADVGYLVTKVVAVDVDSGQNAWLSYKLHKATDRALFEVGLQNGEIRTVRQVTDKDAVKQRLTVVVEDNGQPSRSATVNVNVAVADSFPEVLSEFTDFTHDKEYNDNLTFYLVLALAVVSFLFIVSIIAILSVKCYRWRRERMFYKSGANLPVIPYYPPLYADVGGTGTLQHVYNYEVCRTTDSRKSDLKYARPCSESIISLDTSGTHTLTHAQRERLNNEDSFDQVSSSE
- the LOC137023458 gene encoding protocadherin beta-11-like encodes the protein MMSVLCCFYAQRGASSTRISSWLMQPLVLCVFVMAVARGQVRYSIPEEMTKGSLVGNIVQDLGLDVKRLKSGRARIFTEDSREYIGLNVDKGMLIVKERIDREELCAQVSPCSLHFQIILENPMELHRIDVEILDINDHAPVFMKKEINFQISESALSGARYSIDSAKDPDVGLNSLQTYKLTPSDHFTVKMPAHFDETKYIEMILQKTLDRESMEEHKLILTAFDGGTPQKTGTIKINVIVLDANDNAPVFSQSVYRASIPENFSKGSTVLSVSATDGDIGSNGEVMYSFSQSSESSSGLFNIDSSTGEITVNGPLDFEKSKKYELYVEARDKGGLSDTSKVHIEITDINDNAPIISVISFSNPIPEDAAPETVIAMLNVKDLDSGRNGQVKCSIATDLPFKVKSSAQNFYSLITDQLLDREKISEYNITVTAIDEGSPSFSTNKTLTLKISDVNDNAPVFQRQSYTAFVMENNSPGLSVLSVKARDKDSGNNARISYFLEDVLVNGVSASTYISVNAESGDILAVRSFDYEQTKEFNIRVKAQDGGSPPLSSNVSVKIIIQDQNDNAPQVLYPVQSGANVVAEIVPRSADVGYLVTKVVAVDVDSGQNAWLSYKLHKATDRALFEVGLQNGEIRTVRQVTDKDAVKQRLTVVVEDNGQPSRSATVNVNVAVADSFPEVLSEFTDFTHDKEYNDNLTFYLVLALAVVSFLFIVSIIAILSVKCYRWRRERMFYKSGANLPVIPYYPPLYADVGGTGTLQHVYNYEVCRTTDSRKSDLKYARPCSESIISLDTSGTHTLTHAQRERLNNDDSFDQVSSSE